One window of uncultured Erythrobacter sp. genomic DNA carries:
- a CDS encoding GMC family oxidoreductase N-terminal domain-containing protein, with the protein MNMANPYGQKRIARSLGQAKSHYTVLVVGSGYGAGVAASRLARAGQDVCILERGKEMLPGEYPSKIADAQSAMQFNVKGGRIGSGDALFEVHVNDDQYALVGCGLGGTSLINANVSLELDKRLLSLEHWPAAFRDDPHAIDTYYERAREMLSPNVYPETRPALGKLEALEHSAKAMDKRFYKTPINVTFEDKTNKFGVPQPACTNCGDCTSGCNVGAKNTTLMNYLPDAANHGAEIFTQAKVLWIERDGDVWRVHVEHNGEDASGAPISISADHVVLGAGAIGSTEILLRSRAKGLSLSDRLGESFSGNGDALGFAYDSYFKSKKDGEDVTADPIYAMGIGANDVGEEAYPGPCITGVIDMRDADDPSKGLVIEEGVAPGILAGALGPAFFFGEALADGFTRFGFDQVKPRLLDAKAMGEAVQTDPGSIAEWAYKGPMARTLTYLVMSVDDSGGRLALEDDRISIQWADAGNQRTYRRDDDKMREAAEAIEAQYFSDPLWSEPMGQKLITVHPIGGCGMGDDASSGVVDDACRVYAGNSGSDVHEGLYVCDGAAIPGAVGVNPLLTITAVAERAVEKLAQREGWSIDYSLGKEAQLPEKVEEVEAAAEDSHEVPRKDHLKLGIAKWVGGHAIGPVADAVSQAAEHFKSGAIGEGKAAIRELVKTHPEAMSPGMAFTETMAGHISATGCHHRPCGHVERIRDDYTNGAAWGQSEGSECSFRLTVTTDNLHRMLEQSEHHSRITGEVLVSSIAPDPLPVREGTFRLLVANPERAESWTMLYDMVLDGPDGPVHFHGFKTLEQRGNSDPWTDLTTLFVTLRHGDKDGELIGRGVLKLGIDEFMRQLTTITIHDADTLVGHVINLIPKAKTAIETYFMAKYAGFFAMTVFRAYGGMLATLNDFASKDAALLTSRTMRLPSAERHVVPTGDGVNIGLTRYRGGSRGPLVLAPGFSVRASSFATPTVDENLTESLVAQGYDVWLFDYRASADSGNDAERPPEFCIDDIARYDWPAAVEKIRSVTGADSVQAIAHCVGSMSLLMGIGAGWVSHVRSLISSQLTLHPVTDWLNYMKADLGVADTLGQISLLDGHMDFVSQGSEADNEIDAIAYQIPVPEGQACKNPTCRRVFGVFGPSWDHRQLGHDTHLALGSMFSRVSLSPFKQLQDIMRKGLAVNADGKPVYTDEDAARRLALPITFLSGATNQIFYPESGQRTRVWLSEHNGSAFYRQRIIPDYGHMDLFIGRNAHRDVTPRILEELERLDQQSDTGEHRASA; encoded by the coding sequence ATGAACATGGCCAATCCATACGGACAAAAACGCATCGCTCGCAGCCTGGGTCAGGCGAAATCTCACTACACCGTGCTGGTTGTCGGCTCGGGCTATGGCGCAGGTGTCGCCGCCTCGCGGCTCGCCCGCGCAGGTCAGGATGTCTGCATTCTGGAACGCGGCAAGGAAATGCTGCCCGGCGAATATCCCAGCAAAATCGCCGACGCGCAGAGCGCGATGCAGTTCAACGTCAAAGGCGGCCGGATCGGATCGGGAGATGCGCTGTTCGAAGTGCATGTGAATGACGATCAATATGCGCTGGTCGGATGCGGTCTTGGCGGCACTTCGCTGATCAACGCCAATGTCTCGCTGGAGCTGGACAAGCGGCTGCTGAGCCTCGAGCATTGGCCCGCTGCGTTTCGCGACGATCCGCATGCAATTGACACTTACTACGAGCGGGCGCGCGAGATGCTGTCGCCCAATGTCTATCCCGAAACCCGCCCTGCCCTCGGCAAACTCGAAGCACTCGAGCACTCGGCCAAGGCGATGGACAAGCGCTTCTACAAGACCCCGATCAACGTCACGTTTGAGGACAAGACCAACAAGTTCGGCGTGCCCCAACCCGCCTGCACCAATTGCGGCGACTGCACATCGGGCTGCAATGTGGGCGCGAAGAACACGACGCTGATGAATTACCTCCCCGACGCCGCCAATCACGGCGCGGAGATATTCACGCAGGCCAAAGTGCTCTGGATCGAACGCGATGGCGATGTCTGGCGGGTCCATGTCGAGCATAATGGCGAGGACGCGTCGGGCGCTCCGATCAGCATCAGCGCCGACCATGTCGTGCTCGGCGCAGGCGCGATTGGCTCGACCGAAATCCTGCTCAGATCGCGCGCAAAGGGGCTCTCCTTGTCGGACCGGCTCGGCGAGAGCTTCTCCGGCAATGGCGACGCGCTCGGCTTCGCCTATGATAGCTACTTCAAGTCGAAGAAGGACGGCGAGGACGTTACCGCCGACCCGATCTACGCGATGGGTATCGGCGCCAATGATGTTGGCGAGGAGGCTTATCCCGGCCCCTGCATCACTGGCGTTATCGACATGCGCGATGCCGACGATCCGTCCAAGGGGTTGGTGATCGAAGAAGGCGTTGCCCCCGGCATCCTCGCTGGAGCATTGGGCCCAGCCTTTTTCTTTGGCGAAGCGCTCGCTGACGGGTTCACCCGCTTCGGCTTCGATCAAGTCAAACCGCGCCTGCTCGACGCAAAAGCCATGGGCGAAGCGGTGCAGACTGATCCCGGCAGCATCGCCGAATGGGCTTACAAAGGCCCGATGGCGCGCACGCTGACCTATCTGGTGATGAGCGTGGATGATTCCGGCGGGCGCTTGGCGCTCGAAGATGATCGCATCTCGATCCAGTGGGCGGATGCGGGCAATCAGCGCACCTATCGCCGCGATGACGACAAAATGCGCGAAGCTGCCGAAGCGATTGAAGCGCAGTACTTCTCCGACCCGCTCTGGTCAGAACCGATGGGTCAAAAGCTGATCACGGTTCACCCGATCGGCGGGTGCGGAATGGGCGACGATGCCTCTTCCGGGGTCGTCGATGATGCTTGCCGAGTCTATGCCGGAAACAGCGGCAGTGATGTCCATGAAGGCCTCTATGTCTGCGACGGTGCGGCGATACCGGGCGCAGTCGGCGTCAATCCGCTCCTCACGATCACTGCTGTGGCCGAACGCGCGGTCGAGAAGCTCGCCCAGCGCGAAGGCTGGAGCATCGACTATTCGCTCGGCAAGGAAGCCCAACTGCCTGAAAAGGTCGAAGAGGTCGAAGCTGCTGCCGAAGATTCGCACGAGGTTCCGCGCAAGGATCACCTCAAGCTCGGCATCGCCAAATGGGTCGGCGGCCACGCCATCGGACCGGTCGCCGATGCCGTGTCGCAGGCCGCTGAACACTTCAAGAGCGGTGCGATTGGCGAAGGCAAAGCGGCCATCCGCGAGCTTGTCAAAACCCATCCGGAGGCCATGAGCCCCGGCATGGCCTTCACCGAGACAATGGCGGGCCATATCAGCGCCACCGGTTGCCACCACCGCCCCTGCGGCCATGTCGAGCGCATCCGCGATGACTACACCAACGGCGCGGCATGGGGGCAGTCGGAAGGAAGCGAATGCAGCTTCCGACTGACGGTCACGACCGACAACCTTCACCGCATGCTCGAACAGAGCGAGCACCACTCGCGCATCACCGGCGAAGTTCTGGTCAGTTCAATTGCGCCCGACCCGCTGCCGGTGCGCGAGGGCACATTCCGCCTGCTGGTCGCCAATCCTGAACGGGCCGAAAGCTGGACCATGCTCTACGACATGGTACTCGATGGCCCGGACGGTCCGGTGCATTTCCACGGCTTCAAGACCTTGGAACAACGTGGCAATTCGGACCCCTGGACCGACCTCACGACGCTATTTGTGACGCTCCGGCATGGTGACAAGGACGGCGAGCTGATTGGGCGCGGCGTGCTGAAGCTCGGCATTGACGAATTCATGCGTCAGCTCACTACTATCACCATCCACGATGCCGATACGCTGGTGGGCCATGTCATCAATCTGATCCCGAAAGCCAAGACTGCGATCGAGACATATTTCATGGCGAAATATGCCGGTTTCTTCGCGATGACCGTGTTCCGCGCCTATGGCGGGATGCTGGCCACACTCAACGATTTTGCAAGCAAAGATGCGGCTCTGCTGACGTCGCGCACCATGCGCCTGCCTTCGGCGGAGCGCCATGTAGTCCCGACCGGCGACGGCGTGAATATCGGCCTCACCCGGTACCGGGGCGGCTCGCGAGGACCGCTTGTGCTCGCCCCGGGTTTCTCGGTGCGCGCATCGAGTTTTGCCACGCCGACGGTTGATGAAAACCTCACCGAAAGCCTTGTCGCGCAAGGCTATGACGTGTGGTTGTTCGACTATCGTGCCAGCGCAGATTCAGGCAATGATGCCGAGCGTCCACCCGAATTCTGCATTGACGACATTGCCCGTTATGACTGGCCTGCCGCAGTCGAGAAAATCCGCAGCGTAACCGGCGCTGACAGCGTTCAGGCCATCGCGCATTGTGTCGGTTCGATGAGCCTTCTCATGGGTATCGGCGCGGGCTGGGTCAGCCATGTGCGATCACTCATCAGCTCGCAATTGACCCTGCATCCTGTGACTGACTGGCTCAACTATATGAAGGCCGATCTGGGTGTGGCGGACACGCTCGGGCAGATTTCGCTGCTCGACGGACACATGGATTTTGTCAGCCAGGGCAGCGAGGCTGACAATGAGATCGACGCGATTGCCTATCAGATACCCGTGCCCGAGGGCCAGGCTTGCAAGAACCCGACCTGCCGCCGCGTCTTTGGCGTGTTCGGCCCGAGCTGGGATCACCGCCAGCTGGGCCATGACACCCACCTCGCGCTGGGCAGCATGTTCAGCCGCGTGTCGCTCTCGCCCTTCAAGCAATTGCAGGACATCATGCGCAAGGGGCTGGCCGTCAATGCGGATGGCAAGCCGGTCTATACCGATGAGGATGCGGCAAGGCGGCTGGCCTTGCCGATCACCTTCCTGTCGGGCGCGACCAACCAGATCTTCTACCCCGAAAGCGGGCAACGCACGCGGGTCTGGCTGTCGGAGCACAATGGCAGCGCGTTCTATCGCCAGCGGATCATCCCCGATTACGGCCATATGGACCTGTTCATCGGCCGCAATGCGCACCGCGATGTGACCCCGCGCATTCTGGAAGAGCTGGAGCGGCTCGATCAGCAAAGCGACACGGGCGAACACCGCGCCAGCGCTTGA
- a CDS encoding ABC transporter ATP-binding protein has product MSLRLQGIAKSVDGAPHIHPVDLELQKGTMNVLLGPTLAGKTSLMRLMAGLDKPDAGKVFWDGNDVTGMRVQDRDIAMVYQQFVNYPAMSVYDNIASPLKLRRKSRAEIDARVQEMAELLQLTAILDRKPSEISGGQQQRCAIARALAKDVGLVLMDEPLANLDYKLREELRAEIPRLFAASGSIFVYATTEPEEALLLGGNTATMWEGRVTQFGSAAEVYRRPADAITASVYSDPPMNFVAVRKDGAVIHFPGGQSAKAGADLAGLPDGEYRAGFRAHQLATGVGAADHLTFDATLTVTELTGSETYVHVDAAGERWIGLVPGVHAFEIGQSLSVSLDPQHILYFGADGTLVGKPVAAVSA; this is encoded by the coding sequence ATGAGCCTGCGATTGCAAGGCATTGCGAAGTCGGTCGATGGCGCGCCGCATATCCATCCAGTCGATCTGGAGCTGCAAAAGGGCACGATGAATGTGCTGCTCGGCCCGACGCTGGCGGGCAAGACTTCGCTGATGCGGCTGATGGCGGGGCTCGACAAGCCGGATGCTGGCAAGGTTTTCTGGGACGGAAACGATGTCACCGGCATGCGCGTGCAGGACCGCGACATCGCGATGGTCTACCAGCAATTCGTCAATTATCCCGCGATGAGCGTGTACGACAACATCGCTTCGCCGTTGAAACTGCGCCGCAAATCGAGGGCAGAGATCGACGCGCGCGTTCAGGAGATGGCCGAGCTGTTGCAGCTCACCGCGATCCTTGACCGCAAGCCCAGCGAGATTTCGGGCGGCCAGCAGCAACGCTGCGCGATTGCGCGGGCGCTGGCGAAGGATGTCGGCCTTGTCCTGATGGACGAGCCGCTGGCCAATCTGGACTACAAATTGCGCGAGGAGCTGAGAGCGGAAATCCCGCGCCTCTTCGCCGCATCGGGCAGCATCTTCGTCTATGCGACGACCGAGCCGGAAGAGGCCCTGCTGCTGGGCGGAAACACCGCGACCATGTGGGAGGGGCGCGTGACGCAATTCGGCTCTGCCGCAGAGGTGTATCGCAGACCCGCAGACGCGATCACTGCAAGCGTCTATTCGGACCCACCGATGAACTTTGTCGCTGTGCGCAAGGATGGCGCAGTGATCCACTTCCCCGGCGGGCAGTCGGCCAAGGCGGGCGCAGACTTGGCGGGATTGCCAGACGGAGAATACCGCGCTGGTTTTCGTGCACACCAGCTTGCAACAGGCGTAGGCGCGGCGGACCATCTGACATTCGATGCGACGCTGACTGTGACAGAGCTGACCGGCTCCGAAACCTATGTCCATGTGGATGCGGCGGGCGAAAGGTGGATCGGATTGGTTCCGGGGGTTCACGCATTCGAGATCGGGCAATCCCTTTCCGTTTCGCTCGACCCGCAGCACATCCTCTATTTCGGCGCGGATGGCACGCTGGTGGGCAAGCCGGTCGCGGCGGTGAGCGCTTAG
- a CDS encoding ABC transporter ATP-binding protein, translating into MAAITLENLAHSYHPDPQSEADYALKQVDLRWEDGHAYALLGPSGCGKTTLLNIMSGLLQPTRGRVLFDDTDVTAASTAARNIAQVFQFPVVYDTMSVRENLAFPLRNRGMERGLIAERVQRIAQMIGLEEHLAQKARGLTADLKQKISLGRGVIRDDVSAILFDEPLTVIDPHLKWELRTQLKRLHREFGHTMIYVTHDQTEALTFAEKVVVMHEGLVVQIGTPQELFETPAHTFVGYFIGSPGMNFVPAGIDGNSASIEGHTVDLGADYRQPIGKTVIGIRPEFVQLVSKGGLQVAINHIRDLGRQKIVSASLFGTEINIVVDAGVEILSDMNQVAFDPQKISVFCDDWRVESASKGAA; encoded by the coding sequence ATGGCGGCCATCACCCTCGAAAATCTGGCGCACAGCTACCATCCCGATCCGCAGAGCGAGGCGGATTACGCGCTCAAGCAGGTCGATCTGCGCTGGGAGGACGGGCATGCCTATGCGCTGCTGGGGCCGAGCGGCTGCGGCAAGACGACCTTGCTCAACATCATGTCCGGCCTGCTCCAGCCGACACGCGGGCGGGTGCTGTTTGACGATACTGACGTGACCGCCGCCTCGACCGCAGCGCGCAATATCGCGCAGGTTTTCCAGTTCCCCGTTGTCTATGACACGATGAGCGTGCGCGAAAACCTCGCCTTCCCGCTGCGCAATCGGGGGATGGAGCGCGGCCTGATTGCGGAGCGGGTGCAGCGCATTGCGCAGATGATCGGGTTGGAAGAGCACCTTGCGCAAAAGGCGCGCGGGCTGACCGCTGACCTCAAGCAGAAGATCTCGCTCGGGCGCGGCGTCATCCGCGACGATGTGAGCGCGATCCTGTTTGACGAGCCGCTGACCGTGATCGACCCGCATCTGAAGTGGGAGCTGCGCACCCAGCTTAAGAGGCTCCACCGCGAATTCGGGCACACGATGATCTATGTGACCCACGACCAGACCGAAGCGCTGACCTTCGCCGAAAAGGTGGTGGTGATGCACGAGGGGCTGGTGGTGCAGATCGGCACGCCGCAGGAATTGTTCGAAACCCCTGCCCACACCTTTGTCGGCTATTTCATCGGATCGCCCGGCATGAATTTCGTGCCCGCCGGGATCGACGGAAATTCGGCGAGCATCGAGGGTCACACCGTCGATCTGGGAGCGGATTACCGCCAACCGATCGGCAAGACTGTGATCGGCATCCGGCCCGAGTTCGTCCAGCTTGTGTCCAAAGGCGGGCTACAGGTGGCGATCAACCACATCCGCGATCTGGGCCGGCAGAAGATCGTCAGTGCGAGCCTTTTCGGCACCGAGATAAACATTGTCGTCGATGCCGGTGTCGAGATTTTGTCGGACATGAACCAGGTCGCTTTTGACCCGCAAAAAATCAGCGTCTTTTGCGACGATTGGCGCGTCGAGAGCGCAAGCAAGGGAGCCGCGTGA